The following is a genomic window from Malus sylvestris chromosome 7, drMalSylv7.2, whole genome shotgun sequence.
GTTATGACAAAGATGATAATTCCATAGTCCAAATACAGGgttggacattttttttttttaaatttcagtaACATGTTATGTTATCAACACTGTTAATCTGTAGCATACATTCAACAAGAAACCGTCTAATAAAGTCCAGATTGAAAGTGCGGTAGCATAACACTTGTTGGGTAAGAAGACCGTTGACTTGCTTTTCATTACAATTCATTTATTTCTTGTAATCAATCTCATGTTCTGCCAATTTTAGTTCCAGAAGACGGCAAGAATACGCTTGGCTTTTTGTTAAACTGTCTTTACATGCTTGGGGATGATTGCATTCTATTATAAACTAGTAGTTTGTGTCTTGGATGGCTAATAAGTTGCAGGAGTACTGAGTCATTAAGATTATTTTGAAAGAAGTTCGAGAAGGGGTAATATTCTTTTCTCAGATATCTGGCATGTTATGTTATCAACACTGTTAATCTGTAGCATACATTCAACAAGAAACCATCTAATAAAGTCCAGATTGAAAGTGCGGTAGCATAACACGTGTtgggtaagaaaaaattatcaAGTTTTGGCAGAGGATGCAAAAAGGAACAAGTGGGAAAGAGTGGGAAGGCGTCAAACGTATAGTTGTCTCGGATCATTTGACATGTTGAACGGAACAATAAGCTTCAAAAGGTAATCAGTTTTCTTCTATGCCGATTCGACATATGTTTATATGTGGTGTTAgtttgtttttgcatatttaGACGTTTATTGCCTttcattatatgtttttttGGAGAGGGGCCGTCCTCTTTTAACAATTCAATTATTTGATTTGCCTGAATTTTGGACACTTCTGGGAAATTGTGTTGGGTGTGTGCCTGATTTAACTTGTCAGcaaaggaaagggatcctctccggatcccttcctcctaatccatcaaGTCCGAGGATCCgggccattgaaatttaattaaacggctaaagttattataacttttaaagtgggtctctgtttgtagccgtttgatcaaattttaatggttTGGATCTTCTGTGGATTAGGCGGTagggatctggagaggatccttttccgTCAGCAAAGCCTaataagtaatttaaaaaatccaGTCGGTCATTTGGCTCCAATATGGATTTTCTTGAATTGACATTGGTTGGATTTAGCTAAATTCTGTCATCTGTGCGGGCGTGGACGGTCGTGAATAATTGATTGTTAGGAGGCCCATCGTTAAACAACTGCGCTAACATAGCTCCTAATTTCAGGCACCAATGATCAAAACCGGATATCACTGTACAGTTGATTTTCTCATCAACTAAACAGAATGTCTCAATTTAGTAACGGCAATTAGGGGCTACTATTCTATACAACAAATAGAAATTAATGACACTAAACTATAATGTTAGTGACAATAAATGGAGGCACTTTTAGTGATGAATGATATTACTGCAATTGCTAGAGATGATTTGCTTGGACAGGATAACTCACTAGTTTCAAagcataataaaagaaaaaggtgaTATCTATGCGGGACACTCATTTCCCCTTCGACTGGGTTGAAATTCCCAGCAAGATTTTTATTGAGGCATATGTAATTGCACCCTATTCTCATCTCTTGTACATCTTTCCAATTTCTATGAATGAATATCATACTATACCTAAAAAAAAATCCCCCTAAAACTGATCGTATTGAAGGGAATACCTTCCTTCATAAATATttcatcttctaccttcaaACTTGAACAACGCTTATAACTTGTCctctatttctttcttcaatataCCTTAATCTAGTGAGTTGTGTTTTCAAGTCAATCCTCCAAAAGAAACGCACCACAAAAAGCTACTTGGGTTAGCGTGGTGAGTAGAGTGATGAGTATGAATAGGCTAGATTCAGAGTTTAAAACCGTATAATGTAACAAAAAGAAAGACGCAGCACAAAAGGATGGTAAAAATCAAGCAAACCAATATAGCAACTGAAATATTCCATGGTCAaaccaattaaaaataaaagctgCGATTGATCATTAGTTGAAAATTATTACCTAGGCTactacaaaacaaaaacaaaatcatcattttgttggaaaagcTTAGCAGCCTCTCGAGTTTTGATTCAACGTGGGGCTCGGTGGAGGGTAGGTAATGGGTTGAAGATTAAGATTTGGGGAGATAGCTGGTTGCCGAGAGAAAATTATGCTAAAGTTTTGAGCCCCCGGCCACTAGGAGTGCATCACAACCTCACGGTTAGATCTCTGATGGTGGAGACGGATCGACTAGGATGGAATGTGCAGGAGGTATCACAAATGTTCTTTCCTGAAGAGGCCACTCTCATTTTCAATATTCCATTGAGTTTATTTAGTCCAACTGATGAATTGATTTGGATTAAAGAACCCAGGGGAAAATTTACAACAAAGAGTGCTTATTTTGTTGCTCGGACATGTCGGCAGAGATTAAATTTATGTGGAAGGCACCGTGGCGTGCAAAAGTACCGGGGAGGGTTAAAATCTGCGTCCGGAGGGTTTGTTTAGCTGCTTTGCCGACAAGAGTCAACTTAAAGATAAGAAAAGTCCTTATGGATGATGGTTGTGTCTTCTGTGGAAATGAACCTGAATCGGTTGAACATGTTCTGTTGCATTGTCCTCATGCTAAAACTATATGGAGCTACAATCGATTGGGTTCGCAAGCTCTGCaacaaggagagattggagtaCAAGATTGGTTGGATCGTTTGGCTTCCAATTTATCACGGGAGAGCTTTGACTTAGTGCTTGTTCTGTTATGGAACATCTGGAAAGCTCGTAATGAGCTGTTTTGGAATGGTGTGGTAACGCCACCTCAGGAAATTCCAATTAAAGCAAGTACTTGGTTGCTAGAGTTTAAGAAATGGAATATGGTGCAACCTAAGACTAAGTCTGACGGTGTGCAGAAATGGAGGAAGCCGGAGGAAGGGTGGTTCAAATGCAGTTTTGACGGTGTGTGGGATGAACATGGGATGCCGTTGGGGAGTTTGTTGCTGCAGCGGCAGTAAAAATGGAGGGGATTACATCGGCTCTGTTGGTAGAAACTTTAGCAGCTCGTGAAGCGGCGCTGCTCGTACAACAATGGCGGGCGCAAAAGGTAATTTGGGAGGTGATGCCTTGTTGGTGATAGCTGCCGTTCAGAATGGTGAAAATGTTAATCATGAAAATACTGTAACCTCCATCTCCCTCCTTGCAATGCCTTGGATGAATTCTCCTgtttcattttataaaaaacgaaacctaataaataacaaaaaaagaagggcaaaagactgtttactaccttcaagtttcatggttttcaacgtttagtacatcaattttttttcatcccagagtcatacctaaagtgttaattttgggacagtctcatacatccgttagtcaaactgttaactttgctgttaaatgatgatgtggcacccacgtggacaatgactaggcaccacgtgtcattaaaaaaatttaaaaataattaaactattaaaataattaataaaatgaaagtaaaaaaaaaaaaaaaaatcctttgaTCCCCATTATCTTCCCCACCCCGACCCCCCATCCTTTCTCCCTCTACACATCCATCCTTCCCCTCCCCCTTCTCCCTAGATTCCCTTTCGTTTTTTCTCTTGTTCCCTCTGCATAGGCCCAATCCTTTGTCAACTTTGAGAACTCAATGCCGTCCACACCCTCTGCACATCCAAGAACTCAGCTGTCCACTCCGTCGAGGTCCAGGAACCCGACAAGTCCCTTGTCCTCAGATGGAAGCACGGCGACCCTCTCTTCCATAGAAATCTCGCCTAGCTGCAGAGATTCAAGAACAacaaccaaccaaccaaccaaatCTCAATCAAACAACCAATCAGTCagtcaatcaatcaatcaatccaaatccaaaaattcaaattgtagagagagaaaaagagaggaggCGTACAGAGATAGCTTTGGGGGTGGCGTAGGGAGGGCGGAGCTCCGGTGAGGAAATCAGAGAAAGAGGACGGGAGGGAGGGATGGTGGTTGGTGCGGGTTGTagaggagagaagagagggagggagagggagggagagtgggtggttgcagaggagagaagagagggtGGGGGTTGCAGCAAGTGCTAGGGGAGGAGTGGATGGAGAAAGGGTGGCTCGGGTAGGCAAGGGGTGGGTGATGGGGGTGCTCGGATGGAGAAGATGAAGGGGGTGGATGGGATGAAGGGGGCGGAGGGGATGAGGGAAGGATGGATGTGCAGAGGGAGAAGGGAGGGCGGTCGGGGTGGGGAAGACAAAGGGATatggggaatttttttttaaaaattttaattaattcattattttaatagtttattatatttttaatgacacgtggtgcccaatcattgtccacatgggtgccacgtcacagttaatgagagacttaacagtttgactaacggatgtatgagactgtcccaaaatttacactttaggtatgactctgggatgaaaaaaaattgatgtactaaatgttgaaaatcatgaaacttgagggtagtaaatagTCTTTTGCCCAAAAAAGAATGATTTAAAAAAGGTGATAGCATGGATAGGATTAATACTCAGCGGAAATGAAAttgttataataaaaataaaaaaattgaaactgcATACCAATGAAATcaagttgtttgtttgattcGAAAAACTAAGAAAAGTAGAAAATCATCAATGACCTAAATCGACAAAACTAAAAAGATTTTGCAAAACCTAATTTAATCACCCTACATATATGAACAATAATATacaatttagggttttgtatGCTTTGCTTATGTAATGAAGATTCAAGAGACTAATAGCTTGATTCATTGTAGAAGGCATCAAAATTTCATATCAATCCTATGAAAGTTGTAGACTTCATCGGCAAAGAGGGAGATGAAGGTTACAGTACTTCGAATCAATGGAGTTCTACGTCATTTCTTGTTTGCACTCTTAAAACTAGGGTTTCctcctttttaattttatttttaattaccttccatattttatgttttttgaattttatttttatgtttaatattagttaaaatccacTTAAGCATCCATGTTATTTAATGAATGAATATGGACCTTTGGATGTTTTGTAATCTAAAGGTTTAaaaaaagtgtaaaaatatttgtcaaaatgtttgtcccttgatcctattcctatatatatattattttttatttttttgatgtATGATGCAAAATATATATAGGAGTTGAGTGGGTTAGTAAAGATTTATTTTTCCAGAAGGGTTAATATCTCCATTAGCTAAACCCTTCCTTACCTTGCCCTTGGACTCTTATTTTGTTTGTATACAATCAACGGAGGCCTCCTCCACATATGTTGCAACTTCTTCAATAGCATGCTATTATTTCGTCTTTCCCTTAAATAAGTCATCAAATTTGGTGCTTTTTGATCCCTAGTTGCTATGGAGAACAACAATGAAATACAATTAATTCCTCTATTCAAGTGGTACtcacttttttatatttttattttatttttataattagggTTGTTTTATTTAAACCCCACAATTTGTTGAAAACACCCCACATTCAAATTTTCTTCTTACAATTCCAGCTTTACCCTTCGTTTTGTTGAATCCACCCCACCTCCAACCCACAAACAATAAAATCCCACAGCTACCCACCCCACAACCACAACGACAACTTTGCCGATGGCCCCATTCAATcgtaattttctttctttcatagTTACTTTTGTTTGGCATTTGACATAGGACTGAGGGGAATGATCACACATGCATTGGGCTATTGCGATTATGGATGAAAATGCAGcctataaaattgttaaaagcCCCTTTCCATCATTTCCATGATAGACAATTTGGATGTTGCGATGAAATTTTTATCTTTTCCTGATAAGCTAGTTTAGATTTATAAAGTGTATAGCTAACTGtatgaaatttcaatttttttttgttttggctagGTTGAATGGAATCACGGGAgaagggtggtggtggtgagtgGGTGGATATGTtagatttttttgtatttggGAGGTGGGGTGAATTCAACAAAAGGAAGGGTAAAGTTGGAATTGTAGGGAGAAAATTTAATTATGGAGTGTTTTCAACAAATTATGGGGTGTGAATAAAAAAACCCTTATAATTATTGTGTAAGGCTTGTTTTATTAACACCCTACATTTTGTTGACTACACCCTACTCCCCACAATtgctttttaaattaaaatttttcatccCACGTATTTTCCAATACTACCCTCACACCTCACATCTCACATCTCACACACCCCACAATCATCAACTAATTAACCACACATCAAACTCTTCATCTATTTCAAACAAAAAGAATAATCCACATtttaaaaacaagaaagatgaaTTAAATTGTTATAAAATCTCCATCTTGCTGTTTGATTTATAAACATCCGTCAAATTTTCTTGAACAATCACATTGGATTCTAAGAAGCCTGACGGACAAATGGTAGGAACTATTCTTATAAGGTCATGTCAGTTCCAACCAGCCAAAAAACATTGAATTCCTTCATCATCAAACAGCCACAagaatattacatttaattacatattaaaattttcaacattCTCCAGTTTTCTTCCTATTTCTTGGATTGCAATTAGAGCAGGGGTTTGTAAAAAGTCAAATTTTTATtccattatttaaataattttttgaatGTGAAAACCAACGAATGAACGAGGAGCAAGACTCGATTTTTTGTTCCGTTCATCAAAAGATATATTTTCATCAgcttgtttgtgtttttagggttATGTTCTACAATGGAGAGTAagagtgtaacatcccacatcacctaaGGGAGTGGATcgtgtaagccttatatgtatattcacatttctacctagcacaaggcattttgggagctcattggctttgggGTTCCAATatgcatataaggcttataggatccactcccctgggcgatgtgggatgttacaatccaccctccttAGGGGCTCGACATCCTCGTCGGGTACACTTCCAACCAgggattgactctgataccaaatagCCACATCTCGGCTCAGGCCCCCaacacatcccgggctcgactccgccgtagtactatattgtccgctttgggccccgaccactccctcgtgcgaactcgcttaatttcggagtttcgatggaacccgaagccagtgagctctcaaaatgcctcgtgctaggtagagatgagaatatacataggatccactcccctgggcgatgtgagatgttacaaagAGCAGCTATGATGGCTCGAATAGTCATTTCATATTAGAGTTACAAGTTCTTTAGTATTACATTTTTAAGTGGGATGTATTCAATAACATGTGgagtgttaataaaaaaaaaccccttgTGTAATATTAATTTTGTATGATTAAAGTGA
Proteins encoded in this region:
- the LOC126630119 gene encoding uncharacterized protein LOC126630119, with the protein product MSAEIKFMWKAPWRAKVPGRVKICVRRVCLAALPTRVNLKIRKVLMDDGCVFCGNEPESVEHVLLHCPHAKTIWSYNRLGSQALQQGEIGVQDWLDRLASNLSRESFDLVLVLLWNIWKARNELFWNGVVTPPQEIPIKASTWLLEFKKWNMVQPKTKSDGVQKWRKPEEGWFKCSFDGVWDEHGMPLGSLLLQRQ